The genomic stretch TGTGTTGATTCCCATTTACCATGTACTGGACACTAGGAGCTTGTCCTTTTAGCTCATTGATAAATACAGTAGATTGATTCAAAACATTAATATCATTGTTAGAACCCGCTACTCCAAAGAACGCATGCCAAATCCAAAGATCATGTGATGCCACAGCCTCAAGAATTAGTGTCGGCACTTTCTGATCACCACGAGTGAACTGACCCTTCCATGCATTTGGGCATCTTTCCCATTGCCAATGCATGCAGTCAATGCTACCAAACATACCAGGAAATCCTCGTCGCTCACCAATTTTGAGTAGACGCTCAATATCTTCCATGGTGGAGCGCCTCAAATATCTTTCACCAAATACATCTCTAACACCTTTGATAAAATTTTTCAATGTCTCCATTGCAGTAGTCTCTCCATTTTTCACATATTCATCCAGTTCATCTGCAGCACTACCAGTAGCCAATTGACGAATAGCTGCAGTACACTTCTGTAGTGGACTGAGCCCATGCCGATTAACGGCATCCACCCTTTGAGTAAAGTAACCAGACCATTGGCCTAAGGCCTCAACGATGCGTAGAAAAAGTGGCCTAGACATACGAAATCTTCGGCGAAAATAATTGGAAGGATATAAAGGATTTTCTGAGAAATAATCAGTCACTAGTTTATGATGTGCTTCCTCTCGTGGCCTCTTGATGTGCTTCCTCGGATTGAATCGATGGTCGGAAGCCTCTTTTTGAAGACCTTCCATGGTGGACTGTATGACCACCATGGCTTCATCGAGAATATCATCTATGATCTGATCCTCAGCAAGAAAATCATCCAACAAGTACAGTGGATTTTGATTTCCATCAGGATTGTCATTCTCCTCAGACATCTTTGGAGATGAGAGACAACAGTGAATACAAGAGATGAGCAAAAGAGACTAcacacaagaaaaaaaaaggaaagttaCCTCAAAGCTTTAAAACTAGAATGAGAATGGCAGCAACTGACTTTGTACTGCCTTCGTGTGTGAGGAAAAGAGAGCCCTGCGTGTGCATATATATAGGTGCATGCGTATTTGTTTTCACACTAGAATGTGAAACTGACTTCGTACTGCCATTTACACTAGAATGTGAAACTGACATTGTAGTGCCATTCACACTAGAATGTGAAACTGACATTGTAGTGACATTCACACTAGAATGTGAAACAGCAACTGAAGTTTCTAATAAATATACTGATCTCAGACTGATCAGATCTTATACTAATTACTGATCATAGACTGAAATGATCATATACTAATTAAATATACTGATCTCATACTGATCAGATCTTATGCTAATTAAATATATTTTAGATTTTATAGTACCTACTAAATATCTTATACTAATTATAGATTTCAGATTTCTAAATATCTTATACTAATTAATATTGTAGACTGAAATATATTTTAGATTTCAGTGCACAAAACTCACCTTAGTCAGCAAATAGCTTTTCTTCCGATCTGCGTATTGCCCTCTCGTGGTTAGCCTTTTGATCTTCAGACATGTTCCTTGTATCTTGATTAAGCAGGGTATTATATACCTCAAACATTTTTGCTTCCTTTTGCTCCTTCGCTGCCTTcaaatttgcatttgatattTGAATCTGTGCTTCAGTGACCTTTTCGCGCTCCACCTTCCGATCTTCTTGCACCTTAATAATTTTGTCAATATTGTCCCCAAGAATGACAATTCCTTCCATAATATTTTCCTTCTTGCGCTTTCCACTGCGCTCGGCCTTTGCTGCTTCCCTACCAATGGGACGTGCTTGTTCATCTAGAACATCAATTATTTCACTCTTGTTTTTCTGTCTCCTCAAACTGTGCGCACCATTTCGGCTCATCTTTTAGTATCTTCCACCAATGCACCAACGAGAAACGCTttccaaacttgtttgcatacaTCTTCTGTGCCTCTTCTTCCAGCATATCATCGGAGTACCCGCTAGTATTCACTTGACTAACCTTAGTCCAAAAGCCATTGAAATCACTGATCGATGCCTTCAGGCGCGACCAGTGAATCTTTAACTGGTTCATTTCTCTTGTACGCTTCCCATTTCCTTTCTTGTTAAAGTCATCAGTGACTTCCTTCCAGAATGTGTCACCTTTTTTGTCATTACCCTTAATTGGATCTTTAGAAGCATTCAACCAAGAACTAGCCTACAAAATACAAAAtaagaaaatgaaaaaaaacaaGCTCTATACCAAACAGTggtatataaaatgaaaattaaGAAAATGGTTTGGTAACTCCATTAGTGATTACCCAGCCTCTCTTCCTCTTCAGCTGTCCAATATCTTTTCTTCGCTGTCCTATTTGCCTCATTGTTGTCAACTTGATCAGTGTCGATGTTCATTGGATCGTTAGTTGAAGTACCTTGTTTAGCAGCTTCAGGTGTTGCTCTCCTATAGGCACTTGATGGTGATTGAGATATCGAGTTGAAGCTCATAGTTTGACCAACCAAATGAAAATTTTCTCCATGCACTTGTGGTTGTGGCGGATAGTGTGGTTGTTGCATAAAATTCAAAAAACCACCTGCCAGATAGCCCCTGAAATTTGCATAGAATAGTCAGTCAATGACATATTATTATACCATCTCAAGGTACATGGTCTTAGCATCGCAAAAACACAGATCAAGTTGATAACAATGAGGCAAGAACTCAATCTATCATAACCTGTCTGGCTGGTATTGAAGAAACCACTCAATCAATTGGAAGGCTT from Sorghum bicolor cultivar BTx623 chromosome 3, Sorghum_bicolor_NCBIv3, whole genome shotgun sequence encodes the following:
- the LOC8074494 gene encoding uncharacterized protein LOC8074494 gives rise to the protein MSFNSISQSPSSAYRRATPEAAKQGTSTNDPMNIDTDQVDNNEASSWLNASKDPIKGNDKKGDTFWKEVTDDFNKKGNGKRTREMNQLKIHWSRLKASISDFNGFWTKVSQVNTSGYSDDMLEEEAQKMYANKFGKRFSLVHWWKILKDEPKWEAAKAERSGKRKKENIMEGIVILGDNIDKIIKVQEDRKVEREKVTEAQIQISNANLKAAKEQKEAKMFESLLLISCIHCCLSSPKMSEENDNPDGNQNPLYLLDDFLAEDQIIDDILDEAMVVIQSTMEGLQKEASDHRFNPRKHIKRPREEAHHKLVTDYFSENPLYPSNYFRRRFRMSRPLFLRIVEALGQWSGYFTQRVDAVNRHGLSPLQKCTAAIRQLATGSAADELDEYVKNGETTAMETLKNFIKGVRDVFGERYLRRSTMEDIERLLKIGERRGFPGMFGSIDCMHWQWERCPNAWKGQFTRGDQKVPTLILEAVASHDLWIWHAFFGVAGSNNDINVLNQSTVFINELKGQAPSVQYMVNGNQHNTGYFLADGIYLEWAVFVKSIRLPITEKEKLYAHEQEGARKDIERAFGVLQRRFCILKRPARLYDRDVLCDVVLACIILHNMIVEDEKEEDIIEENLDLNVHPSSSTVQAPEFSLDQNVPIEKVLEKDTSIRDRVPLCQ